A part of Aegilops tauschii subsp. strangulata cultivar AL8/78 chromosome 2, Aet v6.0, whole genome shotgun sequence genomic DNA contains:
- the LOC109752252 gene encoding sister chromatid cohesion protein PDS5 homolog D isoform X2: MASGGAQIEVERRLRDVAARFVSLPESNKELQALLEEAEIWLSRVDQSPPDSTRTAIRPMMDALVREDLLNHPHPGVKVGIACCLTEVTRVSAPDPPYEDDVMRGVFTVVVDAFGKLDDTKSPLFAKRVSMLETIAKVRSCVLMLDLDCDDLIQETFTHFFRIISPTLQESVVTSMETIMMFVIQESEPVHPGLASCLLRNLKKEKKDSLLASYRLAKRITRLCPEKLKPAFAELLQGSPLNEYSKVVASSVESSSDAGRDNNIDAVENDTESSKSEKDGQDGSPTYSTPNGLASVQKSELPTDDKQTAVSDDKGAPEPVTTEPEKLSGVNSKKSNKVGTSTESKVTEHSKVASDNQDLASGELSPGTNGGNNKATVEACNKASDDTSKPLDSTPADDTSKPADSTPAVDKPKRGRPPAVKSQEKKPVGKSQGSGLESKEVRSGSTSGGRPARRPAKDNKLSSRKSSEEESSKKQPTASPDLRKEDTLSDEDTDEDLSLKEMASPKSLTKTGKSKGQPGDSGVSKRKLVQEAEEVPQSKKSKVFDGSLVGSRIKVWWPDDKKFYKGAVKSFDASAKKHKVVYDDGDIEHLLLKNERWEFIDEEQDDNPNAASDRSRGRRGKQDSTVDSNPSRKRGRPKIVREDSPVSSAKSKVKSAEKDAEGGGRWPRSASRGSSKDEAGGKTQKGASAVKASDGSKSNGLSGKRKPKEKVAESSDEEEEEEEPVSAKASTGKKRRRKMLN; this comes from the exons ATGGCGTCGGGGGGCGCGCAGATTGAAGTCGAGCGGCGGCTGCGCGACGTCGCCGCGCGCTTCGTCTCGCTCCCGGAGTCCAACAAGGAGCTGCAAGCGTTGCTCGAG GAAGCAGAGATCTGGTTGTCCAGGGTGGACCAGTCGCCACCCGACAGTACGCGCACTGCTATTCGGCCCATGATGGATGCTTTGGTCAGAGAGGATCTGCTAAACCACCCTCACCCGGGGGTTAAGGTTGGTATAGCATGTTGCCTAACAGAGGTTACCAGGGTCTCCGCACCAGATCCTCCGTACGAGGATGATGTGATGAGG GGTGTGTTCACAGTGGTTGTGGACGCTTTCGGCAAGCTGGATGATACCAAAAGCCCATTATTTGCAAAGCGAGTTTCCATGCTGGAAACCATTGCCAAGGTCAGGTCTTGCGTCCTAATGTTGGACCTTGACTGTGACGACTTGATCCAGGAAACATTCACACACTTTTTCAGGATCATAAG CCCAACACTTCAAGAAAGTGTCGTCACCTCTATGGAAACTATAATGATGTTTGTAATCCAGGAGAGTGAGCCTGTCCATCCAGGTCTGGCATCTTGCCTCCTTCGGAATCTTAAAAAGGAAAAGAAG GATTCTCTTCTAGCATCTTATCGGCTTGCAAAGAGGATAACACGTCTTTGTCCTGAAAAATTAAAGCCGGCGTTTGCTGAGTTACTTCAGGGCAGCCCCTTAAATGAGTACAGCAAAGTTGTTGCATCTTCAGTAGAAAGTTCTTCAGATGCTGGAAGAGACAACAACATTGATGCTGTTGAAAATGACACG GAATCTTCAAAGTCAGAGAAAGACGGACAAGATGGAAGTCCTACATACAGTACTCCAAATGGATTAGCTTCTGTTCAGAAATCTGAACTGCCTACTGATGACAAGCAGACAGCAGTTTCTGATGACAAGGGGGCACCAGAACCAGTCACCACAGAGCCTGAAAAGCTATCTGGTGTCAACTCAAAGAAAAGCAATAAGGTTGGCACTTCCACTGAGTCGAAGGTGACTGAACATTCTAAGGTTGCTAGCGATAACCAGGACCTTGCATCTGGGGAGCTGTCACCAGGGACAAATGGTGGCAATAATAAGGCAACGGTAGAGGCTTGCAACAAAGCTAGTGATGATACATCAAAGCCTCTTGATAGTACACCTGCGGATGACACTTCAAAGCCTGCTGATAGTACACCTGCTGTAGATAAACCAAAGCGAGGCCGGCCTCCTGCAGTAAAGTCACAGGAGAAGAAGCCTGTTGGGAAGAGTCAAGGATCAGGTCTAGAATCTAAAGAAGTCCGCTCAGGCAGTACTTCTGGTGGGAGACCTGCAAGAAGACCCGCTAAAGATAACAAATTATCATCAAGAAAGTCCAGTGAAGAAGAATCTTCAAAGAAGCAACCAACGGCCAGTCCCGATCTGAGGAAAGAGGACACTCTCTCTGATGAAGACACTGATGAAGATCTCAGTTTGAAG GAAATGGCGTCTCCTAAATCATTGACCAAGACGGGAAAAAGCAAAGGCCAACCAGGGGACAGTGGAGTGTCAAAAAGAAAACTTGTGCAGGAAGCTGAAGAG GTTCCTCAGTCAAAGAAGAGCAAAGTTTTTGATGGGAGCCTTGTTGGCTCAAGAATCAAAGTGTGGTGGCCTGATGACAAAAA GTTCTATAAGGGTGCTGTTAAGTCATTTGACGCTTCTGCAAAAAAGCACAAG GTTGTGTATGATGACGGTGATATTGAACATCTGCTACTTAAGAATGAAAGATGGGAGTTCATTGATGAG GAGCAAGACGATAATCCTAATGCAGCATCTGATAG GTCTCGTGGTAGGAGAGGCAAGCAGGACAGCACTGTTGACAGCAATCCTTCCAGGAAAAGAGGGCGTCCGAAAATTGTGCGTGAGGATAGCCCTGTGTCTTCAGCCAAATCGAAGGTGAAGAGTGCAGAAAAGGATGCTGAAGGTGGGGGGAGGTGGCCTCGATCTGCTAGCAGGGGAAGCAGCAAGGATGAGGCTGGCGGCAAGACTCAAAAAGGCGCAAGTGCTGTGAAAGCTTCTGATGGATCCAAGAGCAACGGTCTTTCAGGCAAACGGAAGCCCAAGGAGAAAGTAGCAGAGTCATCtgatgaagaggaggaagaagaagagccGGTGTCTGCTAAGGCATCcacagggaagaagcgcagaaggAAGATGCTCAACTAG
- the LOC109752252 gene encoding sister chromatid cohesion protein PDS5 homolog D isoform X1, with the protein MASGGAQIEVERRLRDVAARFVSLPESNKELQALLEEAEIWLSRVDQSPPDSTRTAIRPMMDALVREDLLNHPHPGVKVGIACCLTEVTRVSAPDPPYEDDVMRGVFTVVVDAFGKLDDTKSPLFAKRVSMLETIAKVRSCVLMLDLDCDDLIQETFTHFFRIISPTLQESVVTSMETIMMFVIQESEPVHPGLASCLLRNLKKEKKDSLLASYRLAKRITRLCPEKLKPAFAELLQGSPLNEYSKVVASSVESSSDAGRDNNIDAVENDTESSKSEKDGQDGSPTYSTPNGLASVQKSELPTDDKQTAVSDDKGAPEPVTTEPEKLSGVNSKKSNKVGTSTESKVTEHSKVASDNQDLASGELSPGTNGGNNKATVEACNKASDDTSKPLDSTPADDTSKPADSTPAVDKPKRGRPPAVKSQEKKPVGKSQGSGLESKEVRSGSTSGGRPARRPAKDNKLSSRKSSEEESSKKQPTASPDLRKEDTLSDEDTDEDLSLKEMASPKSLTKTGKSKGQPGDSGVSKRKLVQEAEEVPQSKKSKVFDGSLVGSRIKVWWPDDKKFYKGAVKSFDASAKKHKVVYDDGDIEHLLLKNERWEFIDEEQDDNPNAASDSRSRGRRGKQDSTVDSNPSRKRGRPKIVREDSPVSSAKSKVKSAEKDAEGGGRWPRSASRGSSKDEAGGKTQKGASAVKASDGSKSNGLSGKRKPKEKVAESSDEEEEEEEPVSAKASTGKKRRRKMLN; encoded by the exons ATGGCGTCGGGGGGCGCGCAGATTGAAGTCGAGCGGCGGCTGCGCGACGTCGCCGCGCGCTTCGTCTCGCTCCCGGAGTCCAACAAGGAGCTGCAAGCGTTGCTCGAG GAAGCAGAGATCTGGTTGTCCAGGGTGGACCAGTCGCCACCCGACAGTACGCGCACTGCTATTCGGCCCATGATGGATGCTTTGGTCAGAGAGGATCTGCTAAACCACCCTCACCCGGGGGTTAAGGTTGGTATAGCATGTTGCCTAACAGAGGTTACCAGGGTCTCCGCACCAGATCCTCCGTACGAGGATGATGTGATGAGG GGTGTGTTCACAGTGGTTGTGGACGCTTTCGGCAAGCTGGATGATACCAAAAGCCCATTATTTGCAAAGCGAGTTTCCATGCTGGAAACCATTGCCAAGGTCAGGTCTTGCGTCCTAATGTTGGACCTTGACTGTGACGACTTGATCCAGGAAACATTCACACACTTTTTCAGGATCATAAG CCCAACACTTCAAGAAAGTGTCGTCACCTCTATGGAAACTATAATGATGTTTGTAATCCAGGAGAGTGAGCCTGTCCATCCAGGTCTGGCATCTTGCCTCCTTCGGAATCTTAAAAAGGAAAAGAAG GATTCTCTTCTAGCATCTTATCGGCTTGCAAAGAGGATAACACGTCTTTGTCCTGAAAAATTAAAGCCGGCGTTTGCTGAGTTACTTCAGGGCAGCCCCTTAAATGAGTACAGCAAAGTTGTTGCATCTTCAGTAGAAAGTTCTTCAGATGCTGGAAGAGACAACAACATTGATGCTGTTGAAAATGACACG GAATCTTCAAAGTCAGAGAAAGACGGACAAGATGGAAGTCCTACATACAGTACTCCAAATGGATTAGCTTCTGTTCAGAAATCTGAACTGCCTACTGATGACAAGCAGACAGCAGTTTCTGATGACAAGGGGGCACCAGAACCAGTCACCACAGAGCCTGAAAAGCTATCTGGTGTCAACTCAAAGAAAAGCAATAAGGTTGGCACTTCCACTGAGTCGAAGGTGACTGAACATTCTAAGGTTGCTAGCGATAACCAGGACCTTGCATCTGGGGAGCTGTCACCAGGGACAAATGGTGGCAATAATAAGGCAACGGTAGAGGCTTGCAACAAAGCTAGTGATGATACATCAAAGCCTCTTGATAGTACACCTGCGGATGACACTTCAAAGCCTGCTGATAGTACACCTGCTGTAGATAAACCAAAGCGAGGCCGGCCTCCTGCAGTAAAGTCACAGGAGAAGAAGCCTGTTGGGAAGAGTCAAGGATCAGGTCTAGAATCTAAAGAAGTCCGCTCAGGCAGTACTTCTGGTGGGAGACCTGCAAGAAGACCCGCTAAAGATAACAAATTATCATCAAGAAAGTCCAGTGAAGAAGAATCTTCAAAGAAGCAACCAACGGCCAGTCCCGATCTGAGGAAAGAGGACACTCTCTCTGATGAAGACACTGATGAAGATCTCAGTTTGAAG GAAATGGCGTCTCCTAAATCATTGACCAAGACGGGAAAAAGCAAAGGCCAACCAGGGGACAGTGGAGTGTCAAAAAGAAAACTTGTGCAGGAAGCTGAAGAG GTTCCTCAGTCAAAGAAGAGCAAAGTTTTTGATGGGAGCCTTGTTGGCTCAAGAATCAAAGTGTGGTGGCCTGATGACAAAAA GTTCTATAAGGGTGCTGTTAAGTCATTTGACGCTTCTGCAAAAAAGCACAAG GTTGTGTATGATGACGGTGATATTGAACATCTGCTACTTAAGAATGAAAGATGGGAGTTCATTGATGAG GAGCAAGACGATAATCCTAATGCAGCATCTGATAG CAGGTCTCGTGGTAGGAGAGGCAAGCAGGACAGCACTGTTGACAGCAATCCTTCCAGGAAAAGAGGGCGTCCGAAAATTGTGCGTGAGGATAGCCCTGTGTCTTCAGCCAAATCGAAGGTGAAGAGTGCAGAAAAGGATGCTGAAGGTGGGGGGAGGTGGCCTCGATCTGCTAGCAGGGGAAGCAGCAAGGATGAGGCTGGCGGCAAGACTCAAAAAGGCGCAAGTGCTGTGAAAGCTTCTGATGGATCCAAGAGCAACGGTCTTTCAGGCAAACGGAAGCCCAAGGAGAAAGTAGCAGAGTCATCtgatgaagaggaggaagaagaagagccGGTGTCTGCTAAGGCATCcacagggaagaagcgcagaaggAAGATGCTCAACTAG